A part of Primulina eburnea isolate SZY01 chromosome 10, ASM2296580v1, whole genome shotgun sequence genomic DNA contains:
- the LOC140803055 gene encoding thioredoxin H-type-like, whose amino-acid sequence MATSESEGQVISCHSVEAWNDQLQKGKNSNKLIVVDFTASWCGPCRFIAPFFAELAKKLPHVTFLKVDIDELQSVGSEWKVEAMPTFIFLKEGNELDRIVGAKKEELQQTISKHISTATA is encoded by the exons ATGGCGACTTCGGAATCTGAAGGACAAGTCATTAGCTGCCACAGCGTTGAGGCATGGAACGATCAGCTTCAGAAAGGGAAGAACTCAAATAAGCTG ATAGTTGTAGATTTTACGGCTTCATGGTGTGGACCGTGTCGTTTCATTGCTCCTTTCTTCGCGGAGTTGGCTAAGAAGTTGCCTCATGTTACCTTCCTAAAGGTCGATATCGACGAATTGCAG TCTGTTGGTAGTGAATGGAAGGTAGAGGCGATGCCAACATTCATCTTCCTGAAAGAAGGCAACGAACTGGACAGGATTGTGGGTGCAAAAAAAGAAGAGCTGCAGCAGACTATTTCCAAGCACATTAGTACTGCTACTGCCTAG